ACATCTAAATCGCTTGTCTAATCTTTAGCCAGAGACTCAAAGTAGAATTTCTCAATCCCTATCTGAAAGATTATGTTAAGAAGTCCTTACTGTGTTTGAAGCAGTACAGAATCTATTCAAGAATGGTCGGGAGAACATTTATTTTTGTAGCTTCATTCTATTTATTCTATGTATTCATAACTTTTGTTCATACTTTACAGCAAAACATTGCTGATAACTGGCTGGAGAATATTGACTGGGTGAAAATCAAGGAACGACCCAAGGGTGCCAagaatgatgacgatgatgatagtgatgaggaagaggaagatAAAGTGGACAAGATAgacatttatcaacaaattcTCAAATATCTTAAACCAGGAGAGTCTGTTGCTCGTGCCATCAAGCGGCTCGGTGGGAGCAAATCATCAAGCCAGCGGTGGAAAAAGCCAAAGCCAGGTCAAGTTGAAAAACCAGACGGGACTGATAAAGAAGCTATGTTGGAGCTGACGGGATTTGCAGATAAATTAACACAAATTGGAGACTATGACATTTATTCAGACACTTTTGAAAAGTTGACGCATTTAGTGAACACTGCAAATGAGGCCAAGCCTAAGAAAGTTGAAATACCAGCTGATGCAGATTCAGATGATGCATTAGATATGTTTGCTGATGACATTGATGAGAAAAAGGCAGACGCTGCAAATGGGAAGACAGTTGATGCAGAGAAAAAATCGGAAACAGGTATTTACTCTCGAGATCCTTCCTTAGCGTGCACCTCTGTTTAATCAAGGCATCCTCTCTAccaaggacactgattttggtctgAAATTGATCTtttgcattcaatttgacctctgtatcaAAACACATTTCTATCAGTTCATAGACGGCATGtgtcagtcctaagggtgtTCCTTGATAGGGTTCTACTGCACTTTCAATGGCTTTGATTGAAACAGTCACTGTCTCTTTTACCTGCTCGTTAAAAGAATTTGACCACAATATTCAATTTGCTTCCAGAAGCAGCCACAGCAAGTAATCCTTTAGATGATGAGGTGATGTGGGAATACAAGTGGAACAGTGAAGGCGAGGAGGTCTTCGGCCCTTACTCAAGTAGCCAGATGCAGGAGTGGGTCGATGATGGCTTCTTCAAGGATGATGTCTTGGTGCGAAAAGCTGGAAACGATGGTGATTTCTACTCCTCGAGGCGGATCGAGTTTGACTTGTACACTTAGATTTGATATCTTCTGATATGCATTTCTGTGTGTGCTAAAAATAAAACCTTCGGACTAGTATGTGCTTAATGGTAGATTTCGTGTCTTTGGCTGGACCCTGGACTGCTGAGTATTATGGCTCTGGCACTATTCGGCTTGTCAGGGGTGTGATTGATGATATTGTGTGAAATGATGTGTAGAAAGAGTTTTCATGTGTACAATATGAATTTGTTCTTGTAGATATCAAAAAATGGCCATCTTATGGCGGTTTCTTATAATTTCTATAAGTTTTTTTGCTGGgttgctgtacatgtacatgtatgaaagaaTCTTGTTACTAAATTTGTACAGtatatattctaaaatacatgGTTCACCTGAACACTGTGGGCTAAATGGCCTGAgctgaaacatttttttattaCTAATAAGTTAACTTGCATGTTGTgctattttctgattttcttcaGTTTTCAGTCACTGCCATTTATTGAAAAGTTACATGCGTCGACAGTTGCTGATTAATGCCAATAGTGTTTTACGCCATTTGCATATGAAAGGTTTATTTAGTCTTTTAAGTTGTTCTTCCTGGTAAAAGTACAAATGTAGATTTCTTTATCCATCCCAGCCCAATAGGCAGGACCGAGCCAAATTTGCAGTGCAGTTTCAGTTAACAGTGCTCTAGGGTTTGTAAATATTGTAGATCTATCTTTTATTGGagagaaaataaataaattcaaatGGATTTTTTGTTAAGATTTTGTCTTTATGTGAGTGAATGTAATTTCTACATACTCGGAAGGTAAGATTGTGTCCAATTCTAGTTACTGACATAAAAGCACCCTCATCCACTTTGATTCACTTTTGATTTTGTTCCTTCATTTCAGAATAagtgttgtgacattgtcctcaaaaCACTGATGATAAAATCGGCCAGTCAAATAAGATTTGTgacaatgggcgatatgaataaagactagcaaatgcttttatctaagattctatgtacatttacacaaggcctttctgtagaaaactgaagtaaaagcatttgctagtctttattcatatcacccattgtcttcaGTTCACTGGTGTTTTTTGAGttgggatgtgacattgtcctctgtACACTGGCGATTGTGTCCTCTGGAATAAGGGTTTTGACAATGTCCTCAATAGACTGATTATTTGTCTCCTCGCTTTAGAATATAAGTTGTAATATTATGCTCAATACACTTTTTAGAGATTTTCTCTTACTTCGGATttaagattgtgacattgtcctaaaTACATAGGTGGTTATGTCCTCACATGCCACGTCTTCGAGTTTTGAAGTTGTCCTCGCATATGACCAGAGATTTCGGCCTCTTACTTTTGAATTTTGCTTTTCCAATGATGGCGTGTACAGCCTTAATTTGGAAGtgagaaaacaaaaacaatcgtCAGTGTATTGAGAACAAGATCACCAGACCCCTGTGTTGACTAAAACCACATGTTCATTGACAGCTATATCACCTCTGATTCGGAAGTGAGTTTACGAAAATCGTGAGTGTATTGAAGACAAGCTCACAACTCACAAAGAGAGAAGAATCCCCAGTATTTTACAACCTATTTTCGGTAGTGAGTTGATCTCAATCATGAGTATATTGCAAACCATATTGTCACAATCCCGATTAAGAAGCGACATAACGATAATCTTCAGTGTATTGAGACTATAATTTCTCATAACGCCTATTTGGAAGTGAGTCAGTGTATCAAGGACGCTTTTACGAACCCTATTCGGAAGTGAGTGGACAAAATCATCGGCGTATCAAAGACAGTTTCACAACGGACAGCTGGGATGTCGTAGATAGATGGCTAtgcctatgtacatgtacctctgcAGTATTTCATCGCCATGATGTTGGATAGCTGTTTTTATATAACCCACAGATCATCGAGGATATAACCGAGAAACTG
This is a stretch of genomic DNA from Lineus longissimus chromosome 2, tnLinLong1.2, whole genome shotgun sequence. It encodes these proteins:
- the LOC135482575 gene encoding CD2 antigen cytoplasmic tail-binding protein 2 homolog, which encodes MSKRKAIDDDLEFETGGPVVQKAKANPDVGSRFKEKHSLDSDEEDEDKDKYDVMAEDDIEGQEDDTIDYDDGIKITPFNMKDELEEGHFDKEGTFIFDKEQNIADNWLENIDWVKIKERPKGAKNDDDDDSDEEEEDKVDKIDIYQQILKYLKPGESVARAIKRLGGSKSSSQRWKKPKPGQVEKPDGTDKEAMLELTGFADKLTQIGDYDIYSDTFEKLTHLVNTANEAKPKKVEIPADADSDDALDMFADDIDEKKADAANGKTVDAEKKSETEAATASNPLDDEVMWEYKWNSEGEEVFGPYSSSQMQEWVDDGFFKDDVLVRKAGNDGDFYSSRRIEFDLYT